One region of Rhodocaloribacter litoris genomic DNA includes:
- a CDS encoding nucleotidyltransferase domain-containing protein: MNHARDDLVRQIVALVHPLRIYVFGSAARGQTHTGSDIDFLVVMPEGTPRRRTAQYLYEHLTGHGVPFDVLVTTPGHLRRYADHPGLIYRTILREGHEVYAA; this comes from the coding sequence GTGAATCACGCTCGTGATGACCTGGTCCGCCAGATCGTGGCGCTGGTGCACCCGCTCCGGATCTACGTGTTTGGTTCCGCCGCCCGTGGACAGACCCACACCGGCAGCGACATCGACTTCCTGGTCGTCATGCCCGAAGGTACGCCCCGCCGCCGGACGGCCCAGTATCTGTACGAGCATCTCACCGGCCACGGCGTCCCCTTTGATGTGCTGGTCACCACGCCCGGGCACCTGCGCCGGTATGCCGACCACCCCGGGTTGATCTATCGCACCATCCTCCGCGAGGGGCACGAGGTGTATGCCGCCTGA
- a CDS encoding GWxTD domain-containing protein gives MRAARWAMMVMAGLGLLAPAGAVAQGQPVAEALAAGRAAVEAGDPVRALAVLRPAFDADPAAGMAEAGTVAYWLGRAYADADRPDSAVAVWGRGAEALAAEGRVDLRLADALVWDVFTRRDSLHYPEAATAYLALLDHLDGVAGEALRPVRVRHLAPLAFILPDDVRAATGLDSLDAVLTRGLPPGAGSRLAAWWRSVDLLPATPANERLYEHLERVTFALDAYRHPLAPLGFDDRARIYIRLGPPTRRVRVQIDQNEPLRPQLSDPLVPFYPEGEFWVYDHIDDAAQYLFARERGKPYALATPTDLVPPSVSGQRSSLRYITSMMDIYRMLALYHPKGHYGSLYEQIENYVGLLEDYAIAGRMGVLPNMYRAVPPAPRATIFSMLSRGRAEDRHAIRTREERVPRAYSNVLEGVDLLPVDLRWARFLEPDGTTRAEVYWTLRTADLLPTEGTARRLRKAGFTPSDRVLLQMNALRQAPDYRTLARDSSLMMIHDPGAEADGVLPVRTYVVDRLAGTAHVALAWDAYWAAAGAEVARGPRFRTGAYRLEGLTPLDADPGRLEMSDLKPLRLRDDTQPLDQADPFPHTAITPDVRLGLYFEVYHLAYGPDDRTHYTVAYEVTREEHEGGLLRLRKQTVERRTVTTTSYTGDDRTARETVFLDLNELSGPGRFEVHVRVTDEVTGQSVARSLAFDVRD, from the coding sequence ATGCGGGCGGCTCGATGGGCTATGATGGTGATGGCGGGGCTGGGGCTGCTGGCTCCGGCCGGCGCGGTGGCCCAGGGGCAGCCGGTCGCCGAGGCGCTGGCGGCGGGGCGGGCGGCTGTGGAGGCTGGCGACCCCGTCCGTGCCCTGGCGGTGCTGCGCCCGGCGTTTGACGCCGACCCGGCCGCCGGCATGGCCGAAGCGGGCACGGTGGCCTACTGGCTCGGGCGCGCCTATGCCGATGCGGACCGGCCGGACAGCGCCGTCGCCGTGTGGGGGCGGGGAGCCGAGGCGCTGGCTGCCGAAGGCCGTGTAGATCTGCGTCTGGCCGACGCGCTCGTATGGGACGTGTTTACCCGCCGGGACTCACTCCACTACCCCGAGGCAGCCACCGCCTACCTCGCCCTGCTCGACCACCTCGACGGCGTGGCCGGCGAGGCGCTGCGCCCCGTCCGGGTACGCCACCTCGCCCCGCTTGCCTTCATCCTCCCCGACGACGTCCGCGCCGCGACGGGCCTCGACAGCCTGGACGCCGTGCTCACGCGCGGGCTGCCGCCGGGGGCCGGAAGCCGCCTCGCAGCCTGGTGGCGCAGCGTGGACCTGCTGCCCGCCACGCCCGCGAACGAGCGCCTCTACGAGCACCTGGAGCGCGTCACGTTCGCCCTCGACGCCTACCGCCACCCCCTCGCCCCCCTGGGCTTCGACGACCGCGCCCGCATCTACATCCGCCTCGGCCCGCCGACGCGGCGGGTGCGTGTGCAGATCGACCAGAACGAACCCCTCCGGCCGCAGCTCTCCGACCCCCTCGTGCCCTTCTATCCCGAAGGGGAGTTCTGGGTCTACGACCACATCGACGACGCCGCGCAGTACCTCTTCGCCCGCGAGCGCGGCAAGCCGTACGCACTCGCCACGCCCACCGACCTCGTGCCGCCCTCGGTCAGCGGGCAGCGCAGCAGTCTCCGGTACATCACCTCCATGATGGACATCTACCGGATGCTGGCCCTCTACCACCCGAAGGGGCATTACGGCTCCCTCTACGAACAGATCGAGAACTACGTCGGGTTGCTCGAGGATTACGCCATCGCCGGGCGGATGGGCGTCCTGCCGAACATGTACCGCGCCGTCCCGCCGGCGCCGCGCGCCACGATCTTCTCGATGCTCTCGCGGGGCCGGGCCGAGGACCGGCATGCCATCCGCACGCGCGAAGAGCGGGTGCCGCGTGCCTACTCGAACGTGCTCGAGGGGGTGGATTTGCTCCCCGTCGACCTCCGCTGGGCCCGGTTCCTCGAGCCGGACGGCACCACCCGCGCCGAGGTCTACTGGACGCTCCGCACGGCCGACCTGCTGCCGACGGAGGGGACGGCCCGGCGGCTCCGGAAGGCGGGCTTCACCCCCTCGGACCGCGTGCTCCTTCAGATGAATGCCCTCCGGCAGGCACCCGACTACCGGACCCTGGCCCGAGACAGCAGTCTGATGATGATCCACGATCCGGGTGCGGAGGCGGACGGTGTGCTGCCCGTACGCACGTACGTCGTAGATCGGCTCGCCGGGACGGCGCACGTGGCCCTGGCCTGGGACGCCTACTGGGCCGCCGCCGGCGCGGAGGTGGCCCGGGGGCCGCGCTTCCGCACGGGCGCCTACCGCCTCGAAGGCCTCACGCCGCTCGACGCCGACCCCGGCCGCCTGGAGATGAGCGACCTCAAGCCCCTCCGCCTGCGCGACGACACGCAGCCGCTCGACCAGGCCGACCCCTTCCCACATACGGCCATCACCCCGGACGTCCGCCTGGGCCTCTACTTCGAGGTCTACCACCTCGCCTATGGCCCGGACGACCGGACGCACTACACCGTCGCCTACGAGGTGACCCGGGAGGAGCACGAGGGCGGGCTGCTCCGCCTCCGCAAGCAGACCGTCGAGCGCCGCACCGTCACGACCACGTCGTACACCGGCGACGACCGCACCGCCCGCGAGACGGTCTTCCTCGACCTGAACGAACTCAGCGGTCCGGGCCGTTTCGAGGTCCACGTCCGCGTCACCGACGAGGTCACCGGCCAGTCGGTCGCGCGCTCGCTGGCCTTCGACGTGCGCGATTGA
- a CDS encoding VCBS repeat-containing protein, with product MKRFPFLALLPILFATACSEPEAPAAGPPLFAPVPPDSSGVTFANVLDEDSTFNIINYLYFYDGGGVAVGDVNGDGLVDLYFTANRGPNRLYLNRGGFTFEDVTEAAGVAGRGTWTKAATMADVNGDGWLDLYVSNVEHGPMHGRNELYLNRGPGDDGLPRFEERAAEYGLDVAGLNTQAVFFDYDRDGDLDVYLVRHSVHDVGQIGGIEFRAKRHEAAGDLLLRNDGGRFTDVTEAAGIYGSVLGYGLAAAASDLNADGCPDLYVSNDFHENDYLYLNNCDGTFRETIYTATGHTSLASMGSDAADINNDLRPDVIVTDMLPFREDIRRTAVSEEGYDVYRIKLNRGYHHQFTRNTLLVNLGQGRFIDLAFYAGVAATDWSWAALLADLDLDAYNDLFVTNGVYRRPNDLDYLRFVVQPQVQAALRNEVIPPAVLDSVLAWMPSVPLPNAAFHNRGDLTFAERAAAWGLGTPGFSNGAAYADLDNDGDLDLVVNNLNAPASIYRNRAREHTGRHYLTVVLEGEGMNRFGIGAKVIVRHGGTAQLREQFPTRGWASSVDLRLHFGLGDDATVDTLTVVWPDGRFQTLTGLAADRTLTLRQADAAGAYAYPPQVPDNPLFADVTDEVDLDVVHRENAFIDFTREPLMPHLVSTEGPALAVGDVNGDGLDDLFFGNAKWQPARLLVQTPDGRFRPTNEALWQADSLYEDVAAAFFDADGDGDLDLYVVSAGNEFWGRNEALRDRLYRNDGTGRFTRDAEALPPLFEQGSVVAPADVDGDGDLDLFVGSRVVAKDYGALPPSFLLENDGTGRFTDVTTGRAEGLASAGLVTGAAWADVDRDGDPDLVVVGEWMPVRLFMNEGGRLVERTREAGLADTHGWWYAVHPADVDGDGDPDLLLGNQGLNGLLRPEPGHPVRLYRHDFDGNGTIDPLLTFYRDGEELPFASRDDLLRQMPRLAERLPTYAAFATATLDDLFPDRRDAETLVATTFASAYAENRGDGTFVVRPLPREVQFAPVRAIVSGDFDGDGHLDALMAGNSGGATTRRGREDAAYGWLLRGDGQGGFTVVPPAESNLWLEGEVRRLAPLRRADGTPLIVAARNNDRPQVIQRLVPETSLAHGE from the coding sequence ATGAAACGATTTCCTTTTCTCGCCCTGCTCCCGATCCTGTTTGCGACGGCCTGCTCCGAGCCGGAGGCGCCGGCGGCGGGGCCGCCGCTGTTTGCCCCGGTGCCGCCCGACTCGTCCGGGGTCACCTTCGCCAACGTGCTGGACGAGGACTCGACGTTCAACATCATCAACTACCTGTACTTCTACGACGGCGGCGGCGTGGCCGTGGGCGACGTCAACGGCGACGGCCTCGTCGACCTCTACTTCACCGCCAACCGCGGGCCCAACCGCCTCTACCTGAACCGGGGCGGCTTCACCTTCGAGGACGTCACCGAGGCCGCCGGGGTGGCCGGCCGGGGCACCTGGACCAAGGCCGCCACGATGGCCGACGTCAACGGCGACGGGTGGCTGGACCTCTACGTCTCGAACGTGGAGCACGGCCCCATGCACGGGCGGAACGAGCTGTACCTCAACCGGGGCCCCGGCGACGACGGCCTCCCCCGCTTCGAGGAACGCGCCGCCGAATACGGCCTCGACGTGGCCGGCCTCAACACCCAGGCCGTCTTCTTCGACTACGACCGCGACGGCGACCTGGACGTCTACCTCGTCCGCCACTCCGTCCACGACGTCGGGCAGATCGGCGGCATCGAGTTCCGCGCCAAACGTCACGAGGCCGCCGGCGACCTCCTGCTCCGCAACGACGGCGGCCGCTTCACCGACGTCACCGAGGCCGCCGGCATCTACGGCAGCGTCCTCGGCTACGGCCTCGCCGCCGCCGCCAGCGACCTGAATGCCGACGGCTGCCCGGACCTCTACGTCTCGAACGACTTCCACGAGAACGACTACCTCTACCTGAACAACTGCGACGGCACCTTCCGCGAGACCATCTACACGGCTACCGGCCATACCAGCCTGGCCTCGATGGGCAGCGACGCCGCCGACATCAACAACGACCTGCGGCCCGACGTCATCGTCACCGACATGCTGCCCTTCCGCGAGGACATCCGCCGCACCGCCGTCTCGGAGGAAGGCTACGACGTCTACCGCATCAAGCTGAACCGGGGCTACCACCACCAGTTCACCCGCAACACGCTCCTCGTCAACCTGGGGCAGGGGCGCTTCATCGACCTGGCCTTCTATGCCGGCGTGGCCGCCACCGACTGGAGCTGGGCCGCCCTCCTGGCCGACCTCGACCTCGACGCCTACAACGACCTGTTCGTCACCAACGGCGTCTATCGCCGCCCCAACGACCTGGACTACCTCCGCTTCGTCGTGCAGCCCCAGGTGCAGGCCGCCCTCCGCAACGAGGTCATCCCCCCCGCCGTGCTGGACTCGGTCCTGGCGTGGATGCCCTCCGTGCCCCTGCCCAACGCCGCCTTCCACAACCGGGGCGACCTGACCTTTGCCGAACGCGCCGCGGCCTGGGGCCTCGGCACGCCCGGCTTCTCCAACGGCGCCGCCTACGCCGACCTCGACAACGACGGCGACCTCGACCTCGTCGTCAACAACCTCAACGCGCCCGCCTCGATCTACCGCAACCGGGCCCGTGAGCACACCGGCCGCCACTACCTGACCGTAGTACTCGAAGGCGAAGGAATGAACCGCTTCGGCATCGGGGCGAAGGTGATCGTGCGGCACGGCGGCACGGCGCAGCTCCGCGAGCAGTTCCCCACACGCGGCTGGGCCTCCTCCGTCGACCTGCGCCTCCACTTCGGCCTGGGCGACGACGCCACCGTGGACACCCTCACGGTCGTCTGGCCCGACGGGCGATTCCAGACCCTCACCGGCCTCGCCGCCGACCGGACCCTCACGCTCCGGCAGGCCGATGCAGCCGGCGCGTACGCCTACCCGCCACAGGTGCCGGACAACCCGCTCTTCGCCGACGTGACGGACGAGGTGGACCTCGACGTCGTCCACCGCGAAAACGCCTTCATCGACTTCACGCGCGAGCCGCTGATGCCGCACCTGGTCTCCACCGAAGGGCCGGCGCTGGCCGTGGGCGACGTCAACGGCGACGGCCTCGACGACCTGTTCTTCGGCAACGCCAAATGGCAGCCGGCACGCCTCCTCGTACAGACCCCGGACGGCCGCTTTCGCCCGACCAACGAGGCCCTCTGGCAGGCCGACAGCCTCTACGAAGACGTCGCCGCCGCCTTCTTCGACGCCGACGGCGACGGCGACCTCGACCTCTACGTCGTCAGCGCCGGGAATGAGTTCTGGGGGCGGAACGAGGCCCTCCGCGACCGCCTCTATCGCAACGACGGCACCGGCCGCTTCACCCGCGACGCGGAGGCCCTCCCGCCGCTCTTCGAGCAGGGCAGCGTGGTGGCCCCCGCCGACGTCGACGGCGACGGCGACCTCGACCTGTTCGTCGGCAGCCGGGTGGTGGCCAAGGACTATGGCGCCCTCCCGCCCTCGTTCCTCCTGGAGAACGACGGCACCGGCCGCTTCACCGACGTGACGACCGGCCGTGCCGAAGGCCTGGCCTCCGCCGGCCTCGTCACCGGCGCCGCCTGGGCCGACGTGGACCGCGACGGCGACCCGGACCTCGTCGTCGTGGGCGAATGGATGCCGGTGCGTCTCTTCATGAACGAAGGCGGTCGCCTCGTCGAGCGGACCCGCGAAGCCGGTCTGGCGGATACGCACGGCTGGTGGTACGCCGTCCACCCCGCCGACGTGGACGGCGACGGTGACCCGGACCTTCTCCTGGGCAACCAGGGACTGAACGGCCTGCTGCGCCCGGAGCCCGGCCATCCCGTCCGCCTCTACCGCCACGACTTCGACGGCAACGGCACCATCGACCCGCTCCTGACCTTCTACCGCGACGGCGAAGAGCTCCCCTTCGCCTCGCGCGACGACCTCCTCCGCCAGATGCCGCGCCTGGCCGAGCGGCTGCCCACCTACGCCGCCTTCGCCACCGCCACGCTGGACGACCTCTTCCCCGACCGCCGCGATGCCGAGACGCTCGTGGCGACCACCTTCGCCTCGGCCTACGCCGAGAACCGGGGCGACGGCACCTTCGTGGTGCGCCCGCTCCCCCGCGAGGTCCAGTTTGCCCCGGTCCGCGCCATCGTCTCCGGCGACTTCGACGGGGACGGCCACCTGGACGCCCTCATGGCCGGCAACTCCGGCGGGGCCACTACGCGGCGCGGGCGGGAAGACGCCGCCTACGGCTGGCTCCTCCGGGGCGATGGACAGGGCGGCTTCACCGTGGTGCCCCCGGCCGAGAGCAACCTGTGGCTCGAAGGCGAGGTGCGTCGCCTGGCCCCGCTCCGCCGCGCCGACGGCACCCCCCTGATCGTGGCCGCCCGTAACAACGACCGGCCGCAGGTCATCCAACGGCTCGTGCCGGAAACCTCCCTCGCTCACGGAGAATAA
- a CDS encoding amylo-alpha-1,6-glucosidase, producing MKTITPLLFVLLLAVPAAPQARAQAGLVPRFALPESGLRLERPVQNGAFFDVLGRRAAVFGYENRPFEVWAYPLKLVSDVELFFQIADYPGSFAGTETVTHIDVRPEATILTYTHAAFTVRQILFAPVDEMGVVMLLDVDTVRPLTVTVSFRPDLRLMWPAGLMTGNIFWDEAGGYYGIVEETGRFAGVLGAPVGRDVSIMPYQEEPRDVPNRLVFEVTPEMGRDYLIPVVVAGSVEGIEAARATYERLRDHVPERYAETVRYYRDLLDRTVQIDTPDDRLDEAFAWAKIGTDKGLATNPYLGTGFVAGFRTAGNSERPGFAWFFGRDALWTTFALLAYGDVEAARTALDFLKQFQRDDGKIPHEISQSAALLDWFEDYSYPWNSADATPLFIIAHADHFRATGDVDYLRANWEALKKAYAFTAATDTDGNGLVENTRFGHGWVEGGELYPAHEEIYMQGLWIEAARSLAELAEALGETDIAAEARAAAERTRRATEEHYWLEEAGHYAFATRTPGATTPERAEAMYDEDTVLPAVPMWWGVLDAERAQASIDHLGAGALATDWGTRILAATSDLYDPLSYHNGSVWPLFTGWASMAAYRYDRPHVGHQALMATALLTYQDALGYVTELLSGDFNTAFGRSSHHQVWSEAMVITPAVRGLFGVEARDAGRTLRLAPQVPADWDGFTLTGVRAGDGVYTVTMRRTAGETRLVVERTAGTGAATLELAPAFPMDVTFAEVRVNDGPANYEAVYGPGDVQRARVRVTSPPARVEVVYTHTPGTDVYVHRPIPAEGARNEGLRILRSRAMKPEGAPGRLELVVEGRGGRTYTLHARTPHRIGPVEGVTVTPAPNGDTALAISFEGPAHVYVRRIFRLPLE from the coding sequence ATGAAAACGATTACCCCCCTGCTGTTCGTCCTCCTCCTGGCCGTCCCGGCGGCGCCGCAGGCCCGTGCCCAGGCGGGCCTCGTGCCCCGCTTCGCCCTGCCCGAGAGCGGCCTCCGCCTCGAACGGCCCGTCCAGAACGGCGCCTTCTTCGACGTGCTCGGCCGCCGCGCCGCCGTCTTCGGCTACGAGAACCGCCCCTTCGAGGTGTGGGCCTACCCGCTCAAGCTCGTATCAGACGTCGAGCTGTTCTTCCAGATCGCAGACTACCCCGGCTCGTTTGCCGGCACCGAGACCGTCACCCACATCGACGTGAGGCCCGAGGCGACGATCCTCACGTACACGCACGCCGCCTTCACCGTCCGCCAGATCCTCTTCGCCCCGGTCGACGAGATGGGCGTGGTGATGCTGCTCGATGTGGATACCGTCCGCCCGCTCACCGTCACCGTCTCCTTCCGCCCGGACCTGCGCCTGATGTGGCCCGCCGGGCTGATGACGGGCAACATCTTCTGGGACGAGGCCGGCGGCTATTACGGCATCGTGGAGGAGACCGGGCGCTTCGCCGGGGTGCTCGGGGCGCCCGTCGGCCGCGACGTGTCGATCATGCCTTACCAGGAGGAGCCGCGCGACGTGCCCAACCGGCTGGTCTTCGAGGTGACGCCGGAGATGGGCCGCGACTACCTGATCCCGGTGGTGGTGGCCGGCAGCGTGGAGGGGATCGAGGCGGCCCGTGCCACCTACGAACGCCTCCGCGACCACGTGCCGGAGCGGTACGCCGAAACGGTCCGCTACTACCGCGACCTGCTCGACCGCACCGTGCAGATCGACACGCCGGACGACCGGCTCGACGAGGCCTTTGCCTGGGCGAAGATCGGCACGGACAAGGGGCTGGCGACGAACCCCTACCTGGGCACCGGCTTCGTGGCCGGCTTCCGCACCGCCGGCAACAGCGAACGGCCCGGCTTCGCCTGGTTCTTCGGCCGCGACGCGCTCTGGACCACCTTCGCCCTGCTGGCCTACGGCGACGTCGAGGCCGCCCGCACCGCCCTCGACTTCCTCAAGCAGTTCCAGCGGGACGACGGCAAGATCCCGCACGAGATCTCGCAGAGCGCCGCCCTGCTCGACTGGTTCGAGGACTATTCTTACCCCTGGAACAGCGCCGACGCGACGCCCCTGTTCATCATCGCCCACGCCGACCATTTCCGCGCCACGGGGGATGTGGACTACCTCCGGGCCAACTGGGAGGCGCTGAAGAAGGCCTACGCTTTCACGGCCGCCACGGACACGGACGGCAACGGGCTGGTGGAGAATACCCGGTTCGGGCACGGCTGGGTGGAGGGGGGCGAGCTGTACCCGGCGCACGAGGAGATCTACATGCAGGGGCTGTGGATCGAGGCGGCCCGGAGCCTGGCGGAGCTGGCCGAGGCGCTGGGCGAGACGGACATCGCCGCCGAGGCCCGCGCCGCCGCCGAGCGCACCCGCCGGGCCACCGAGGAACACTACTGGCTCGAAGAGGCGGGCCACTATGCCTTCGCCACACGCACGCCGGGCGCCACCACGCCCGAGCGCGCCGAGGCCATGTACGACGAGGACACCGTCCTGCCCGCCGTGCCGATGTGGTGGGGCGTGCTCGACGCCGAGCGGGCGCAGGCGAGCATCGACCACCTGGGGGCCGGCGCCCTGGCCACCGACTGGGGCACCCGCATCCTCGCTGCCACGAGCGACCTCTACGACCCCCTCTCGTACCACAACGGCTCGGTCTGGCCCCTCTTCACCGGCTGGGCCTCGATGGCGGCCTACCGGTACGACCGTCCCCACGTCGGCCACCAGGCCCTGATGGCCACCGCCCTGCTGACGTACCAGGATGCCCTCGGCTACGTGACCGAACTGCTCTCGGGCGACTTCAACACGGCGTTCGGCCGGTCGTCGCACCACCAGGTATGGTCCGAGGCGATGGTCATCACGCCCGCCGTGCGCGGTCTCTTCGGCGTGGAGGCCCGGGACGCGGGGCGCACCCTCCGCCTCGCCCCACAGGTGCCGGCGGACTGGGACGGCTTCACGCTCACGGGCGTCCGCGCCGGAGACGGCGTCTACACGGTCACGATGCGGCGTACGGCCGGCGAGACGCGCCTGGTCGTCGAGCGCACCGCCGGGACGGGCGCGGCGACGCTGGAGCTGGCGCCGGCCTTCCCGATGGACGTGACGTTCGCGGAGGTGCGGGTGAACGACGGGCCGGCGAACTATGAGGCGGTCTACGGGCCGGGCGACGTGCAGCGGGCCCGGGTGCGGGTGACGAGCCCGCCGGCGCGGGTGGAGGTGGTCTATACCCACACGCCCGGCACGGACGTGTACGTCCACCGCCCGATCCCGGCCGAGGGGGCGCGGAACGAGGGCCTGCGGATCCTCCGGTCCCGGGCCATGAAGCCGGAGGGGGCACCGGGGCGGCTCGAGCTCGTCGTCGAGGGGCGCGGGGGGCGCACGTACACGCTCCACGCCCGTACGCCCCACCGCATCGGCCCGGTCGAGGGCGTGACGGTGACGCCTGCCCCGAACGGCGACACGGCCCTCGCCATCTCGTTCGAGGGGCCGGCGCACGTCTATGTTCGCCGTATTTTTCGCCTGCCGCTGGAGTGA
- a CDS encoding sodium:solute symporter: MPVFELTWIDLLMVLLYVVFIVWVGFYVARKTETTDDYFLAGRSLVWWLIGFSLFASNVSSSTLVGLSSSAFSSGIAVYNYEWMAALVLIFFVVFFLPFYLKTQVYTMPEFLERRYDARSRYYFSALLIFMNIVIDTAAALYAGALVVQIIYPAIPLWQSVVVLGVLAGLYTVAGGLKAVVYTDAVQAVLLIFGACLVSFLAFEQVGSWDAVTAVVPEADLSVVLPADHPVMPWPGLVTGVFLLGFYFWGTNQFMVQRTLGAKDLNHGRWGALFAGLLKLPIIFIMVLPGIFARLIYTPEARPEIAARLAENADLLFPTLMFDLLPVGIRGLVITALIAAIMSSVDSTLNSASTLVTMDFVKKLRPDASNHTLVVVGRVVTFTFMTLAILWAPQILRFQDLWTYLQQMLAYLAPPVLACFLVGVFWKRANRHSAFAGLIVGHLAAAAIFALALMDKLIVQTGPLGPQEATLAAAGVPVLHFLYLAPLLLVISAVTMVIVSLTGEEPDPQVVRELTWSPAFFREESKELAHLPWYKNYRYQVVGMLGLIALFVGMFW; encoded by the coding sequence ATGCCCGTCTTCGAACTGACCTGGATCGACCTGTTGATGGTCCTGCTCTACGTCGTCTTCATCGTGTGGGTCGGCTTTTACGTGGCCCGCAAGACCGAAACCACGGACGACTACTTCCTCGCCGGCCGCTCGCTGGTGTGGTGGCTCATCGGCTTCTCGCTCTTTGCCTCGAACGTCTCATCGAGCACGCTGGTGGGGCTTTCGTCGAGCGCGTTCAGCAGCGGCATCGCCGTCTACAACTACGAGTGGATGGCGGCGCTGGTGCTCATCTTCTTCGTCGTCTTCTTTCTGCCCTTCTACCTGAAGACGCAGGTCTACACGATGCCCGAGTTTCTGGAGCGGCGCTACGACGCCCGGTCGCGGTACTACTTCTCGGCGCTGCTCATCTTCATGAACATCGTCATCGACACGGCGGCGGCCCTGTATGCGGGGGCGCTGGTGGTGCAGATCATCTACCCTGCCATCCCGCTATGGCAATCGGTGGTCGTGCTCGGGGTGCTGGCGGGCCTCTACACGGTGGCGGGCGGCCTGAAAGCCGTCGTCTACACGGATGCCGTGCAGGCTGTGCTCCTGATCTTCGGCGCGTGCCTGGTGTCGTTCCTGGCTTTCGAGCAGGTGGGCTCCTGGGACGCCGTCACGGCCGTGGTGCCCGAGGCGGACCTGAGCGTCGTCCTCCCGGCCGACCACCCGGTGATGCCCTGGCCCGGTCTGGTCACGGGCGTCTTCCTCCTCGGCTTCTATTTCTGGGGGACGAACCAGTTCATGGTGCAGCGCACCCTCGGCGCGAAGGACCTCAACCACGGCCGATGGGGCGCCCTCTTCGCCGGCCTGCTGAAGCTGCCCATCATCTTCATCATGGTCCTCCCCGGCATCTTTGCCCGGCTCATCTATACCCCCGAGGCACGCCCCGAGATCGCCGCCCGCCTAGCCGAGAACGCCGACCTTCTTTTCCCCACCCTGATGTTCGACCTGCTGCCCGTGGGCATCCGGGGGCTGGTCATCACGGCCCTCATCGCCGCCATCATGTCCAGCGTCGACTCCACGCTCAACTCGGCCTCGACGCTCGTCACGATGGACTTCGTCAAGAAGCTCCGGCCCGACGCCTCGAACCACACGCTGGTCGTCGTCGGGCGCGTGGTGACCTTCACCTTCATGACGCTGGCGATCCTGTGGGCCCCGCAGATCCTGCGCTTCCAGGACCTGTGGACGTATCTCCAGCAGATGCTTGCCTACCTGGCCCCGCCGGTGCTGGCGTGCTTCCTGGTGGGCGTCTTCTGGAAACGGGCCAACCGGCACAGCGCCTTCGCCGGCCTGATCGTGGGGCACCTGGCCGCCGCCGCCATCTTCGCGCTGGCGCTGATGGACAAGCTCATCGTGCAGACCGGCCCGCTCGGCCCCCAGGAAGCCACCCTGGCCGCCGCCGGCGTCCCCGTCCTGCACTTCCTCTACCTGGCCCCGCTGCTGCTGGTCATCAGCGCCGTCACGATGGTGATCGTGAGCCTGACCGGCGAGGAGCCCGACCCGCAGGTGGTACGCGAACTGACGTGGTCGCCGGCCTTCTTCCGCGAGGAGTCGAAAGAGCTGGCCCACCTGCCCTGGTACAAGAACTACCGCTACCAGGTCGTCGGGATGCTCGGCCTCATCGCCCTGTTCGTCGGGATGTTCTGGTGA
- a CDS encoding type II toxin-antitoxin system RelB/DinJ family antitoxin, with the protein MGKTSTVSARIDPETKRKAEETFRKLGLTASQAITLFYRQVALRKGLPFPVELPNETTRKALEEARDRERLPRFESPEALYEDLDI; encoded by the coding sequence ATGGGAAAGACCAGTACCGTCTCGGCCCGCATCGACCCCGAAACCAAGCGGAAGGCGGAAGAAACTTTCAGGAAACTCGGGTTGACGGCATCACAGGCCATCACGCTCTTCTACCGTCAGGTGGCACTGCGAAAGGGGTTGCCTTTTCCGGTCGAGTTGCCGAATGAGACGACGCGCAAAGCACTCGAAGAGGCGCGTGACCGCGAACGCCTGCCGCGTTTTGAGTCGCCCGAGGCGCTGTATGAGGACCTGGACATCTGA
- a CDS encoding HEPN domain-containing protein yields the protein MRYPTPVRRAASLTVYAVLTRYPADLEPVTPDEHRDAVERAEAVVRWVETTLASPA from the coding sequence TTGCGATACCCGACCCCGGTCCGGCGCGCTGCCTCGCTGACGGTCTATGCCGTCCTGACCCGCTATCCCGCCGACCTCGAACCCGTCACACCGGATGAGCACCGGGACGCCGTCGAGCGGGCCGAGGCGGTGGTGCGATGGGTGGAAACGACGCTGGCCTCCCCCGCATGA